A genome region from Marispirochaeta aestuarii includes the following:
- a CDS encoding AI-2E family transporter: protein MTAVCLGILTVIIVGAVLKFAQAAMVPLAIAIILFFVFTPLLSFMEKLRIPRIISITVVIVIFFGFFYLFGLFIYASIKSFVVQLPKYQARFTSLLMEISKELFERFNVSPTVIADINWGRTLQNSLLSLSGSLMELVGNLIMITLFLIFLLLEQNRFQVKVRKAFHISMSDRIYLIMKHINDQIGRYLSIKFIISLATGMLIYLSLMLIGLDFPIIWGALAFFLNFIPNIGSAFIVIIIIIMSFIQFYPEMEPILAVSLSVIATQVALGNILDPRLQGRRLNLSPFLILVSLLVWGWLWGVVGMFLAVPIMAIIKIVCENIPALRPIAILMGSGQDSHNPPNTSQVMLGSPESKTGT, encoded by the coding sequence GTGACAGCTGTCTGTCTGGGGATACTGACAGTTATTATTGTTGGAGCAGTGCTTAAATTCGCCCAGGCCGCAATGGTTCCCCTGGCAATAGCGATTATTCTCTTTTTCGTTTTCACGCCACTGCTGTCCTTCATGGAAAAGCTTCGTATTCCGCGAATCATTTCCATAACAGTTGTCATCGTCATATTCTTCGGTTTTTTCTATCTTTTCGGTTTATTTATCTATGCTTCAATAAAGTCCTTTGTGGTACAGCTCCCAAAATACCAGGCCCGGTTTACCTCGCTTCTAATGGAGATATCGAAGGAGCTTTTCGAACGCTTCAATGTGAGCCCGACGGTTATTGCGGACATAAACTGGGGAAGGACCCTGCAGAACTCTCTTCTCTCTTTATCCGGATCGCTGATGGAACTGGTTGGAAATCTTATAATGATTACCCTCTTCCTGATATTCCTTCTCCTGGAACAGAACCGCTTTCAGGTCAAGGTTCGCAAGGCCTTTCATATATCCATGTCAGACCGGATATACCTGATCATGAAGCATATCAACGATCAGATCGGGCGTTATCTGTCGATAAAATTCATCATCAGCCTCGCAACGGGTATGCTGATTTATCTGAGCCTGATGCTGATTGGGCTGGATTTTCCGATTATCTGGGGCGCTCTGGCTTTTTTTCTCAATTTTATTCCCAATATCGGCTCCGCATTTATCGTTATCATTATAATAATCATGTCGTTCATTCAGTTTTATCCCGAAATGGAGCCTATTCTGGCCGTCTCTCTGTCGGTAATTGCTACCCAGGTCGCCCTTGGAAATATTCTGGATCCGCGCCTTCAGGGGCGGCGGCTCAACCTCAGCCCCTTTCTTATCCTGGTCAGCCTGCTGGTCTGGGGCTGGCTCTGGGGTGTGGTGGGAATGTTTCTGGCCGTCCCCATTATGGCGATAATCAAGATAGTCTGCGAGAACATACCGGCCCTGCGTCCCATAGCCATTTTGATGGGTTCCGGTCAGGACAGTCACAATCCGCCGAACACCTCGCAGGTGATGCTTGGCAGCCCGGAATCAAAAACAGGTACTTGA
- a CDS encoding gamma carbonic anhydrase family protein translates to MSIREKAAFIAENAAVTGDVTMGKDASVWYGASVRGDYAPIVIGDSSNIQDNASVHVDHDAPVKIGKGVTIGHNAVIHGCTVEDDCLIGMGAIILNRAVIGKGAIIGAGALVTEGKVIPPGSLAVGSPAKVMRKVSDEELKRVRQNASSYVEMARRHNAGEF, encoded by the coding sequence ATGAGTATTCGTGAAAAAGCCGCTTTTATCGCAGAGAACGCAGCTGTTACCGGGGATGTCACCATGGGAAAGGATGCATCAGTCTGGTACGGAGCATCAGTCCGGGGAGATTATGCTCCTATAGTCATTGGGGATTCCTCCAACATACAGGATAATGCCAGTGTTCACGTAGATCATGACGCCCCCGTCAAGATCGGCAAAGGGGTTACCATCGGCCACAACGCTGTTATTCACGGCTGCACCGTGGAGGATGACTGTCTTATAGGCATGGGTGCAATCATTCTGAACCGGGCTGTAATCGGTAAGGGTGCCATCATCGGGGCCGGCGCTCTGGTAACCGAAGGCAAGGTAATACCCCCGGGATCCCTGGCGGTGGGCTCCCCCGCCAAGGTCATGAGAAAGGTCTCCGACGAAGAGTTGAAGCGTGTTCGTCAGAACGCCTCATCCTATGTTGAGATGGCCCGGAGGCATAACGCGGGAGAGTTCTAG
- a CDS encoding tryptophan--tRNA ligase codes for MEKRIALTGIKPTGTPHIGNYFGAIKPALELARDYETRFFIADYHALNSERDPQRLKEQTHQVAATWLACGLDPEKSLVYKQSAVPETFELTTILMAFTPKGLMNRAHAYKAVSEENRSAGKDPDNGINMGLYTYPVLMAADILLFNSNVVPVGRDQKQHIEMTADIAQAINRNYREELLTVPEPLINELTQIIPGMDGRKMSKSYNNTIPLFLPSKQLRKLIMKIVTNSQGIEEPKNPENCNVFNLYRLFATEQEQDALRQRYLAGGMGWGEAKQALYECMEREIAPYRERYEEYINNTDQIDAILARGAEKAREIAAGTISRLRRAIGIA; via the coding sequence ATGGAGAAACGAATTGCTTTAACCGGTATAAAGCCGACAGGAACACCCCACATTGGAAACTACTTTGGTGCAATAAAGCCGGCACTGGAACTTGCCAGAGATTACGAAACCCGTTTTTTTATTGCCGATTATCATGCCCTGAACAGCGAACGCGATCCGCAGCGGCTCAAGGAACAGACTCATCAGGTTGCCGCGACGTGGCTGGCCTGCGGCCTGGATCCCGAAAAATCCCTGGTCTACAAGCAGTCAGCGGTACCGGAAACCTTTGAATTGACGACAATCCTCATGGCCTTTACCCCCAAGGGGCTCATGAACCGGGCCCATGCCTACAAGGCAGTGAGCGAAGAAAACCGTTCCGCCGGGAAAGACCCGGACAACGGAATCAACATGGGGCTCTATACTTATCCCGTACTGATGGCAGCGGATATCCTTCTTTTCAACTCCAACGTCGTTCCCGTTGGCAGGGACCAGAAACAGCACATAGAGATGACCGCAGATATTGCCCAGGCCATAAACAGGAATTACCGGGAAGAACTGCTTACCGTTCCCGAACCCCTTATCAACGAGTTGACCCAGATAATTCCCGGAATGGACGGAAGAAAAATGAGTAAAAGCTACAACAATACCATTCCTCTTTTTCTTCCCTCAAAACAGCTGCGCAAGCTGATTATGAAGATTGTTACCAACTCCCAGGGAATAGAAGAGCCGAAGAACCCTGAAAACTGCAATGTTTTTAATCTCTACCGGCTTTTTGCCACTGAACAGGAGCAGGACGCCCTGCGTCAACGCTACCTCGCCGGAGGCATGGGCTGGGGAGAGGCCAAACAGGCCCTGTATGAGTGCATGGAAAGGGAAATCGCTCCTTACCGTGAACGCTACGAAGAGTACATCAATAATACCGATCAGATTGACGCTATCCTCGCCCGGGGAGCAGAAAAAGCGAGGGAGATCGCAGCCGGTACCATATCCCGTCTACGGCGGGCAATCGGGATTGCCTAA
- a CDS encoding phosphohexomutase domain-containing protein, with amino-acid sequence MKILDPRFGLFVGDSDSCALERLKYGEKLPGKGFSPEDLSLILSPSGWRGVFASSEDDDSGEPAERMLWAALSMAGAAAEYFSAFSGKPTILVGCDARPTGPAICEIFLRVFLALGIPCEYLFITPAPEIMAAARNRRECGGFCYISASHNPIGHNGVKLGRQDGGVLPGIEAAPIIQRVKDILASPEELDRLRESADGADSRNLEALFQQVSDAQNRASRIYSAFSGSVVFDTYPDKKSALQESLKKMPLGVVGELNGSARGVSIDREFMEDLGLRVRLYNSRPGEILHAILPEGESLEPCSMLLQESWREDPAFLLGYVPDNDGDRGNIVYIDPDGGRGHILQAQEVFALTCLSELACARMFGKGGNTPQAVVVNGPSSLRINEIAESFGAKLFRAEVGEANVVSLARRLRNEGFTVRILGEGSNGGTITHPSAVRDPLNTIMALVKLLRLQDADGKTPGHLWFELRGDTPPVSGSLALSHILESLPKYQTTPTGEARAKYRVPAGSHNLLKSRYESVFTERWGARPDILNSLGISAYRFVNYEGTERREGPGNRSGEGRGGFSVEFLNDKGQAKAFVWMRGSGTEPVFRLMADVPGDREDTEVTLLEWHRGILDAAIESGA; translated from the coding sequence ATGAAGATACTGGATCCCCGTTTCGGTCTGTTCGTTGGTGACAGTGACTCCTGTGCCCTGGAGAGACTGAAATACGGCGAAAAGCTTCCCGGGAAAGGTTTCAGTCCTGAGGATTTGTCTCTTATCCTCTCCCCTTCGGGTTGGCGCGGGGTCTTTGCATCATCGGAAGACGATGATTCCGGCGAACCGGCGGAGCGGATGCTCTGGGCGGCCCTGTCTATGGCAGGAGCCGCGGCGGAGTATTTTTCCGCCTTCAGCGGTAAACCCACAATTCTGGTGGGCTGCGATGCACGTCCCACGGGACCTGCAATCTGCGAGATATTCTTAAGGGTCTTTCTGGCCCTGGGGATTCCCTGCGAATACCTCTTTATAACTCCGGCCCCGGAAATAATGGCCGCAGCACGAAACAGGCGGGAGTGCGGCGGATTCTGTTACATCAGCGCGAGCCATAACCCCATCGGTCACAACGGGGTAAAACTCGGCAGACAGGACGGCGGGGTACTTCCCGGAATCGAGGCGGCGCCGATTATCCAGCGAGTTAAGGATATCCTCGCTTCCCCGGAGGAACTCGACAGACTGCGTGAATCAGCCGATGGAGCGGATTCGCGCAATCTGGAAGCCCTCTTTCAGCAGGTCTCGGACGCCCAGAACAGGGCGTCCCGGATCTATTCCGCGTTTTCCGGCAGCGTTGTGTTCGATACATATCCGGATAAAAAATCTGCCCTGCAGGAATCCCTCAAAAAGATGCCCCTTGGAGTCGTGGGAGAGCTGAACGGCAGCGCCCGGGGAGTCTCCATCGACCGGGAATTTATGGAAGACCTGGGTCTGCGGGTCCGCCTTTATAACAGCAGACCCGGGGAAATCCTTCATGCCATCCTGCCGGAGGGAGAATCCCTCGAGCCATGCAGCATGCTCCTGCAGGAATCCTGGCGGGAGGATCCCGCCTTTCTGCTGGGGTATGTTCCCGACAACGACGGTGATCGTGGGAATATTGTCTACATCGATCCCGATGGTGGACGCGGCCATATCCTGCAGGCCCAGGAGGTCTTTGCCCTTACCTGTCTTTCCGAGCTGGCCTGCGCCAGAATGTTCGGAAAAGGCGGGAATACGCCGCAGGCTGTGGTGGTAAACGGTCCCAGCTCGCTCCGTATCAATGAGATAGCGGAATCCTTCGGGGCGAAACTTTTCCGGGCGGAAGTCGGTGAAGCGAATGTGGTTTCCCTGGCACGGCGGCTCAGGAATGAAGGATTTACTGTTCGCATACTGGGGGAAGGCTCCAACGGCGGAACCATAACCCATCCCTCTGCCGTGAGGGATCCCCTTAACACCATCATGGCTCTGGTAAAACTCCTCCGTCTACAGGATGCCGATGGGAAAACCCCCGGGCACCTCTGGTTTGAGCTGCGGGGAGATACTCCTCCTGTTTCCGGTTCCCTGGCCCTGTCTCATATTCTGGAATCTCTGCCGAAATATCAGACCACCCCCACCGGAGAAGCCCGGGCAAAATACCGGGTGCCCGCAGGGAGTCATAACCTGCTGAAGAGCCGTTACGAGTCGGTTTTTACCGAAAGGTGGGGAGCACGACCGGACATCCTGAACTCCCTGGGAATCAGCGCGTACCGCTTCGTCAATTACGAAGGAACAGAGCGCAGGGAAGGACCGGGAAACAGAAGTGGAGAGGGCCGCGGAGGCTTCAGCGTTGAATTCCTGAACGATAAGGGTCAGGCAAAAGCCTTTGTATGGATGCGCGGCTCGGGTACAGAGCCGGTTTTCAGGCTCATGGCCGATGTTCCCGGGGACAGAGAGGATACTGAAGTCACCCTCCTTGAGTGGCACCGGGGAATCCTCGACGCGGCCATAGAATCCGGCGCTTAG
- a CDS encoding LL-diaminopimelate aminotransferase: MITVNEHYSKLQASYLFVTIARKIKDFQEQHPDVDLIKLGIGDVTKPLPSACIDAFKKGVEEMADEKSFRGYGPEQGYSFLREAIARNDFRDLGIEAEDIFISDGAKCDTGNFQELFSTNSRVAIPDPVYPVYVDTNVMAGRSGVWKDGRYEGLHYLEANSENAFIPAPLNEKVDLIYLCFPNNPTGQVASHDQLARWVEYARENKALILFDAAYETFIRDDSLPRSIYEIPGAREVAVEFRSFSKTAGFTGTRCAFTVVPRECRAYTSDGEAVNLQPMWNRRHSTKFNGVSYPVQRAAEAVYSPEGKKQVRELSDYYLGNAAIIRKNMEALGFTCIGGENSPYIWVDGRRDSWDFFDLLLSAGVVVTPGSGFGRCGEGYIRISAFNDREKVLAAMERIKSSLA; encoded by the coding sequence ATGATTACAGTAAACGAGCATTATAGCAAGCTTCAAGCCTCATATCTTTTTGTTACCATCGCCCGCAAAATCAAGGATTTTCAGGAACAGCACCCGGACGTCGACCTTATCAAGCTGGGCATCGGTGATGTGACAAAACCCCTGCCGTCGGCCTGTATCGATGCCTTTAAAAAAGGGGTCGAGGAGATGGCGGATGAAAAGAGCTTTCGCGGATACGGCCCGGAACAGGGATACTCCTTTCTGCGGGAGGCCATAGCCCGGAACGATTTCAGGGACCTTGGAATCGAGGCGGAGGACATCTTCATTTCCGACGGAGCCAAGTGCGATACAGGAAACTTTCAGGAACTCTTTTCCACGAATTCCAGAGTAGCCATACCAGATCCGGTCTATCCGGTTTACGTCGATACCAATGTAATGGCCGGACGCAGCGGGGTCTGGAAGGACGGGCGCTACGAGGGCCTCCATTACCTGGAAGCAAACTCGGAAAACGCCTTTATACCCGCTCCCCTGAATGAGAAGGTCGACCTGATCTATCTCTGTTTTCCCAACAATCCCACCGGTCAGGTCGCCAGCCATGATCAGCTGGCCCGGTGGGTCGAGTATGCCAGGGAAAACAAGGCCCTGATTCTTTTCGATGCGGCTTATGAAACCTTTATCCGCGACGACAGTCTCCCCAGGTCAATCTATGAAATACCCGGCGCACGGGAAGTGGCAGTTGAGTTCCGGAGTTTCTCGAAAACCGCGGGCTTTACCGGTACCCGCTGTGCCTTTACCGTCGTTCCCCGGGAGTGCCGGGCCTACACGAGCGACGGAGAAGCTGTCAATCTTCAGCCCATGTGGAACCGCAGACATTCCACCAAGTTCAACGGCGTATCCTATCCCGTTCAGCGGGCTGCCGAGGCGGTCTACTCTCCGGAAGGAAAAAAGCAGGTACGGGAACTCTCGGACTACTACCTCGGAAATGCCGCCATAATCCGGAAAAACATGGAAGCCCTCGGATTTACCTGTATCGGCGGAGAGAACTCCCCCTACATATGGGTAGACGGCAGAAGGGATTCCTGGGATTTCTTCGACCTGCTCCTGTCGGCAGGGGTGGTCGTTACCCCGGGGAGCGGTTTCGGACGCTGCGGCGAAGGCTATATCCGCATAAGTGCCTTTAACGATCGGGAAAAGGTGCTGGCGGCCATGGAACGGATTAAATCCTCTCTGGCATGA